Within the Gossypium raimondii isolate GPD5lz chromosome 12, ASM2569854v1, whole genome shotgun sequence genome, the region tttTGAGTATCTTCCGGAGCACTCACTTCCACTATATGATCATCTAGAagaatttttatctttggaatcgatcaatcaattatttattataactaaTTGTCCTCAtgggactttgattcaaattaaaatattagatggtaCATAACAATTGGTTATTCTTATTAAGTTCAGTAAATACATCTAACAGTTAACTTGTAATAAGTTATCCTTGTTGAACTtcggttcaaattactctccctTAACTCATTCCaaattattatttctctccctaATGTAAAGAAAactttcaaatcaaaatcataatcacaaatcatattataattgaatcttgaatacattcaaaacatttaataatataaagaaacttgtaattaacatatattcccaactttctttgaggattcacttATCTTTGTGCGTTGTTGTGGAGCAATTGGAATATATACgcacataaaaatttaaagatgagaaatatttaactcttgaccaaaaaccaattgtaatggggagtatttataacttattggttTGATACGTACAACACATAAaacaacataatctcatgttgaaataggaagtttagttctcataagtaatggtttagacattaatcgatgtgtttaatcaataatttctctaaactatTATGcataaacttttacaaaagttttcaaactcaatcaataaaagattgagatataaactcatcaagattagcaagatgaattgtcttaattacattatctaaaattaattatttaaacaagcaaaatTGCAAACAACATGCTGCAAATTAATAatacatatgtgattattttgtagatgcatctaccaaaatcatataatatcaaaatcatccacatggtggatgaatcgGCCCATATTCgtttcagaaatgcaagacattaaatctcaactttagctagtgagtttctaacaatcaatttttattgagaacaaacaacatatgagaattcttttaaattaaagaatattctagttttttaatgaatgtccatatgaattcttaattaattttcgcaGCATATATGACccaggatggtctaactggtcacgccaagtagtaaatgcatttgtatcagtaaacttttattttactttaacatgtgtttcaattgtactaaattgaaacaaattaataattttactatcattacTTTTACTTTGCATCCACCTATAAgtgctattgtgacatttactacaaGGGTTTTCAAGCAAGCATTACGCAGCACCAAGATGTTAAGACTCTCATAGTATGTCATATACTTGATGCTACTAGAGAGGTGGTGGCTAGTGTTACTAGCATAGAAGCAATTGTAAGTAGGGTTTGAACAAGTTGTTTGTTTTATATATCACTAAAAGTAGGAacttatataagttttaaaagtaGGAACTTATATAAGTTTTAAGAACTATACTTAATTCTGTACTTCTTTTCACTCATTGTTTTGACTTAATACAAGAAATGTTTCTTACACTTGAGTGGATTCAACAATTCAAGAACACAATACATTTTGCTCTTTTATTGATGGTTGATGCAAATTTGAGTCCTCCTGCTTTAGAAGTTTCTTGCCAACGTACTTTTAAAACATCACTTTAGATTTGTTTCTCCGCAGTAGCAACAAAGTCAAATGTCCCAGTGGGGTTTGAACCTGTATCGATtgcaaaatctaaaataattgcTCCGATTGTAAAGTATGTGAGTGCTCTTTCTTGTTGCAGTTTTATACTAATCCGTGATCTTATTTGTAAGTTACAGTTGAGTGATTTCCTTACAGTTATCTCTCTCTTGCTATCTTTTGGTTACTAATCAAGAGGTTTTCTGCAGATTACTTTTGCTTCACCTAATGAAGAAAATTAATCGCTATGGAAAATgctttattttctcaaaatttattttgtccaATTAAAAGGAATAATTGTTCAACGGATGCTTTGTTCCAAATGTTAAAACCAACAATCTGGCTTTTGTTTGAGAAGGGTGTAAAAATTCTTGTTTTGACTATTGGTTCAAATGGTGTACTTTTATGCACTAAAGGGGAATTAATCTCTTAGAGGATTTGTTTGGAAAAGACATAACAACATGGATTTAGTCAACagttatttgaaaatatgacatcaaactatcatttaaatttgtattCTGATTTTAAAGTTCTTAATAGAAGCCCAAATTTCTTAGCTATGCATTTTCTTGCACTCCCTGCATCTGTTGTAAGGCTTACAGGAGCTGGTGATTGTCTAGTCGGTGGAATGCTTGCATCCCTTTCTACAGGTTTAGATATGATGCAGAGTGTAGCAATTGGTATAGCTGCAGCTAAAGCCTCGGTTGAGGTGGACAGTAATGTACCTTCTCAGTTTAGTTTGCCAACAATTACAGGTACCTTTGATTTTAGATCATTATTGCTTTGGGTATTGTTTAAGCATTAGTTTgtaacttaaatatttatatgaataacGTGGAAGCAAATTTCATTCCATTATGCATGTGATGTCATGATTGTATATTCATCTGCCAAACTCTTACAACCTCAATCTAAGTTGTAATGTCCGAAGAAGGGGTATGGAGTTTTGGTAAACATTTAAAGTTAGAGCTATATGTGCTTGCCTCTTTTATTGTTATAccaaaaaattatctaaaaaattgtGACTTGAGCTTTATACACCATATTTGTAGAATAAATAACAATGCAACCTTATATTTtttcaatccacacaatgccaatgatataatataattaactcTTTGATTgaactatgaattccactgttgctagtaaagtcatgccatacacaagttaTGTACCCAAAATACCGGCTATAGGCTTggtcatctttagagcataagcatccacttatatcaaagcacatgagttacatacacaTGATCAGTGACtgactcaggatttaggtaaatcatgccatgaacgtcacaagtgaattaattcaaaaacgaattcagaattaattcatctttggtctagtctaatgtatcattctaccaatgaatacatctatgtctttacTCATGGAGTCAACTTCTTCggtagccaagactagtcatcttcccaattgaaattgtagacgacaaaataatccttctcagtatttgaatcaaatgctcactttgattcttttacaggattacagactcatttagattatctactgaagtaagttatctttctcgcaatgtaaacgttctttacaatgctacttatcttcagtttgaactttagagaaataatgagctaatatttgcttgtcacaatttcactatgcatacaaaatataaaagatataaatacaaaagacataatagtgaaatgtgaaattaactttatttatttatttatcgttcaaataaatagaaaatagttacatgtttagtacaatatgggcacattttcCAATAGGGCTTTACACTAAGCCAATCTCACTACATTGAAAAAGTATTGGAAAAGTTCAAACACTTGAATATCAAGAATTTGAACACTCCATACAATTTAAACTTCAAGTTAAGTGAGAATAATGGCAGGGCTATAGCGCAACTTAAGTATGCCAGTGCAATTGGAAGTCGATTGTATGCATTGTACTAGACCCGATATTGCATTTGTTATGTGCAAATTGTTGAGATTTACAAATTGTCTTAGTACCAATCATTGGAAAGGAATTTCTAGGATTTTTGGCTAtcttatgaaaacaaaaaaatttgagattatTCTATAATGATTATCCCACGGTACTAGAAGGTTACTCGGATGCAAGTTGAATTACAAGTCTAAGTGACAATAAGTCCACATCAAGATGAACTTTTACGATCGAAGGTGGTGCCATTAGTTGGCTTCTAAGGAACAAACTTGTATCTCACATTCAACTATGGAGGTTGAATTTATAGCCTTGGTAGCTACTTGCAAGGAAGTGGAATGACTAAGAGATCTCTTGCTAGATATAAAGTTGTGGCCACAAAGTAGGCTTGTTATTTTCGTATATTATGATAGTGAATCCACCATGTCTCAAGTATACAATAAGGTGTACAATGGAAATTCTAGACATATAAGTTTCAGACATAAGCATGTGAGACAATTGATTAGAGACGGTATGATAACTGTTACCTATGGTAAGTCAATTGACAATTTAGTGGATCCATTGACAAAAGGTTTGTCAAGGGATTTGGTTTAGAGTACCACCACTAGGATGAGATCAAAACCATTCTAATCGCGTCATTAATAATGGAAACCCTACCTTATTCTAGCCAAAAGTTAGTTTCGAGGTTCAAAGGGTAATAACAAGTTATCAAATGACAATGTGAACTAAGAATAAGGATTTAGTGTTTATGTTTTAAGAGGATGAGTTTTACTCTTAATGGATGGACATTAATTGTCATGAAATCCACCTATATGGACATGAAGTGGTGCCGCTTCAACGAGATTTTATTTATGGTTTTCTCTCATACATGCTCATGAAACGGGATGAGCACATGGCCATAACGATGCTAAAGCAAATAAACTCTTATTCTAATACGTTATGGTtatgtgaaaatttttttatattaactttAAGTGTGATGGTTCAAGCGGCTAGCCATCATTCACTTTGTTGATACTTTAAGAGCTTGTATTAAAGGAATGTTCAATCTGTGAACACCCTTCTTTATGTATAATCCTTGTATACTTATTTTGTGGCATTAGTCATCTAGTAGGGGATTGTTGGAAATTGTAGattgcaaattaattattcatgagcactattaaaattaaaaagtgatAATTTATCATCCAATGGATACATTTCCATGGGAAATGTTTCTTCTAAGAAGTATGTCTAACATGAAGGGTTGTGACTCTTCAAAATAGTATCCATTGAATGCATATATTTCTTCTAAGAGGGACCATGATGGTCACAATGTACATTACAATCAATCCAATTTCAGAAATTAGAGTAAGAGTTAGAGAATTCATCGATTTTGCTAAACAAAGGAAATTCAAAAGCTTCGTTGTATCCCGGGAGGACCTTTGTCTTAACCCTATAGCAACTTTGTGCGGAGCAAATAGTTCTCTTTGGAAAGTGTCACCTACACCTCGAGGTCTACTGTTTAATTCCATATAGTCTCCGAACATATCATCTCCATTTAATATCTCTAACATTTAGATCATCATTTCTTTGGGTATTGTTTAAGCATTAATCTgcaacttaaatatttatatgaataatgTTGAAGTAAATGTCATTCCATTATGCAGGTGATGCCAGTATTGTATATTCACCTGCCAAACTTTTGCGACGTCAATCTAAGTTATAATGTCCAAAAGAAGGGGCATGGAGTTTTGGTAAACATCCAAAATTAGAGTTATATGTGCTTGCCTCTTTTACtgttataccaaaaaaaaaatagaaattgcgAATTAAGCTTTATACACCATATTTGTAGAATAGACAGCAATGCAACCTTATATTTGGTTGGCATGACCAGGGATTTAAATAGCGGTCCGATATCGGAATAGCGGCCGCTATATAGCGATAGCGGCGCCGTCCGAAACCGCTATTGCTAAAAATAGCGGTGTGAAGCGGAGTCACACCGATAGCGGTGGATTGCGGCTGCAATTTAACGGGTAACGGCCAATTACGGGAATAACAGGCCGCTATTTCCGTTATTTTTTGTTACAGTGGTTAAAGCAGCATCGGATTGAAAAAGACCCCTTCTTTTGAGCAAGAGTGAGTAGTAGCTAAGATCTTGAGGTTTTCAACGTACTCGCTGTCCATGGTTGGGTCGATTCTGCCGGGGCCGGTGGAATTGTACAATCGACGCGAAACAGCCGGGCAATAGGATATGCCGATTGTATGACCACCTAGAAAACAAATGAGAGCACTTTGAACAGCCGAGAAGCCTGAGAACATTTCCCCAAAGGAACAGTGAAGcaaagatgaagatgatgagCCATGAAGCGACAGTGATGAAGTTGAACTGATATACTTGAAGCAATATCCATGTTGCTGTTGAAACCAGAACAACTGTTGCACACTTGCACTCACTTTCTTTCTcctgaaatatttttgaaagaaagTAGTTTGGGGGTGTATTCCTTTGTGTTTTCAAGTAATGAAACGTTGAATTTGTTGATTGAAAAAATTAAGTGAAGAACAAAGAGGAGTTTGTTTGATTTACACATGCACAAGTGTAGAGAACAACGTGGAAGCCATGCAACAGTCGGTAAAACTGGAGAACTAAATGGTCAAGTTAAGCCCTTGGTTACCAAAGAGAGTAAGGAGAGTAGTGAAGTTGTGGAAAGGGCTTGGAATGTTTTACAATAAGTTGtgggaattttaaaaaaattcactacCGCGATACCCGCAATGACCGCAATAGCATCTGTTATGTCCGCAACCGCGATAAACGCAACGCGACCGAAAACGCGGCCGCGACCGCAATTTAAATCCCTGGGCGCATGACTATATCTTGTTTTCTCAATCTACTACTAAACtgatatttttttagatttacctattataaaatttgaagggAACATATACTGATCTTTGTTGTTGCAAGGAATTGGATTGCTTTTGTTACCAAGGTATTGTTTGTTTTGGAGATCTAAGGTTTGTTTCTCAtggttttacttttttttgaaatgcATCCGAATAAGGAAGGGCGAGCTTTGTTTCCCGAAACCATAATCCAATCCTTGACTAGATACCTCAATGCTCATGGATCCATGTGTTTCCAGTTTTTTTTTCAGAATTTGTTCAACCATATTGGAGTGCCCTTCTTTTAGTTGATAGaagaattattaatatttttacattgatTATTAAAATGCTTTGCTTGTGAGTCGTCAACTTTCGTTTTTCAGTTTCTAGTTCGTCTTTAAAGATATACTTCAACACATCGTAGCAATTGCAGATAACGAACTTCCAACTCCTCGTAATCAAGAATTACAACAGGATATAGGATTGGATAGCTCTTCCACATTTCATTTGAGCTAAACCTAAATAATGAATAGGGTTCATGGCTATGGTTGGATGGCTTCGGTTCAGTTCATGAGGCTTGTTCAATGGGGTAGTTGGATGGATTTAGCTCATTAGTTTGAACTGGGTTGATGGTTTTAGTTTTGATGCAAGGAATTTAGAACATGATTACTGGATCTCTTCTCAAATCTctcaataattaataattaaactattataGAATCACGATTATCCAGATTAAAGCTGGCCTGTAAAGTAGAGGATTATTCTTTTGTTacaatttgtatattttttatatgaaagctACTATATAGATTTTTATTGATGAATTTGCTTGGATTTCGAATATGGTATCCACATTATCGTATATTTAGGATATAaatgtgtatttaaaataacaaataataaataatgaaggGCAATGTctgaaattattaataataataacaataacatatatgcaatatgtacgtaaaataaaaatataacttaaattacaagtaaaagaaatttagaaacgtaaatatattatattaacaatattaaatgcACTCAATTGTTATTTATAATATCGTCATGTCAAATAGACTTATAACACTATCAACTATattatcaaaaatatataaataatatgggtaaataattttaaaataaatattgatgatatacaaatttttctaaattcaaatcTACCTTACTTAGATTTTACCATAAAAACATATCTCTTTCTGTGTCcggtgaaaatgaaaaaagcaTCAAGCAAGGGAAAACTAAAATATTCTAGCAATTGGAGGGTTTTTTAGGTCAACTTCTGCaattagtccctgtattttGTGTGAGGCGTGGATTTAAttcctatattttaatttgattaattttagtctttatattttccGAATTGAAACTtttaatctttgtatttttaaattttgaaaatttgaccCTGACTTAAACAGTGACAATTAAACTCGTTTCGTTAAATCTAATTACTAGTCATTTATTATGCGTACGATTGTAGGTTTAATCCATATTTTTCAATTGGATTATTGTAAGTCtctataatttttagattttgaaattttagtcttgacgGAAATGATAATCATTAATCCATTAACTGAATTCCTAGCGAGTAATAAGCGGAAACAACAAGCTAGTATGACATTACGTAtgtatatgataatatatttgtcgcattagattttggaaatagctaaacttaataaatttaattgttatcaTTTAGAgaggactgaaattttaaaattcaaaagtacaaggactacaaatgaccaaattaaagtgtagggattaaatccataactttCATAAACTACAGggactaataaaaattttaaccttttttattatgatagcaaaacaatactttactagaaatttaattttatacgtGTTTCTCttaatttatagattttaagttttccAAGAAATGGAAAGGACAAATAGTTTCTGTAAACTGCAACTCCAGCTTTGGTTTTTGtcagaagaaacaaaagaaacagCAGAGCCAAATGTGTGGGTTTCAGCCTTTCAGTTCACAGCACACCCTCCTCTCTTTACTCTGACTCCTCACAATGCCTTTTCCCTGCATTTTGGCTAACCTTTCCTTGGGGTGTTCTCAATCATGGATCTCTTCTCTTGACACTTCTCTTCACTGAGGcctgtttctttctttcatgcTTCTTATTCTCCATTTTTCCTTTCTATCATTGTGTGTACAATGTGTGCTTGATTTGGAGGTTTTCTAACATGGGTTTGGCTCCTTTTATAGTTGGTTGATTTGTTTTTGCATCTTTAGTGGCAACAAATAGCTGCACTGCTCCTCCATGTTCTTTTAGTTGACTTTCATTGTTTAGTGTTAAGATTGCAAAGTACCATTACTTGGTTTCTCTTTAAACTCCATCTTTTGGGGTCTTTCGATCTGCCCctttgaaagaatttttttccctttatattGCTTTAAGTCTATATGGAGACTTGCATTTCCTTGGTAATGGTGCCTGCATTATATTAGTCCAAAATAAGAAAAGTTCCAAATACAGTAATGCTTGAAATCTTGAATCTAATGGTAATTTATTATGAGATCTGGGGTgtacttatatgttcatttaGACTAATTGTGGTATTTTCATTCAACTGAGTATTTTAGCATTGAGGACTAAGAGATGACTTCCATTGGGATCATAAAGCTGTTAGATTGTCAGCTGAATTAAAACCCTTCGCATATTTGTATTTCTCCCAACATAATATAGGTGTCATTGTATATCTGCAGGTTGGAGCTAGGTATTGATTTGTTCTTCAGTATCAATGAAATTGCAACCAAAACATGGTTGGCACTCTATTATGCCTCTTCGACGCCGAGGCAATTCTGGTACTCAATTTTGTATGTTTCCGAAAGCAAAGTCGGCAGGCTGTAGTCCTGGCAATGCTCCTGTCTACCTTAATGTGTATGACTTAACAAATGTCAATGGCTATGTTTATTGGGCAGGTCTTGGTATCTTCCACACTGGGGTTGAAGGTTAGCTTTGTTTCTTTGTTCATCAGTTTTCTTGGGCATTTATTTGGCTTGAAACTGTTATAATGGTATCTAAAAGTCTTCGAATGCAAAAGATGTCAGTCattatctttcttttaatttgcaaAAGCGTGAGACCGTTATGCAACTCAAGTAACTAGTTATTGCTTTTGCTACTATGCGATCGCATTGGCACCGGGGAAGCATAAGGTTGTTGTCTATTGTTAGGCCGGGAAGGAGGGACCAAACAGTGAATTGGTGCAGATTTATTATATCAGAAACTTAGCATTTGCCCTCTAATTGTTCACCGATAAATGCTCTGCTATGATATGACATGAGCTCATCTTCTTTAGACTAACTATGATATGACAAGTAAAATCCTTCATTTTCTCCTTGCTTCATAAATTCCAAGATGTATTCTCAAGGTTTCTTTGGTTATCTATAAACAAGCAAGGAAGTGTATCTGATGGCTGTCAATCATGAGAcatgaaattgaataaacttttttttttcctcataAAACAAGAAATTACATAGTTTTGcattattttatagtattctCATGATGTTTGCATGCTTACAGTTCAAGGTGTAGAGTATGCCTTTGGAGCTCATGACTACCCAACTAGTGGAGTATTTGAGGTTGAACCTCGACAGTGCCCCGGATTCAAGTTTAGGAAATCAATTTTCATGGGAACAACATGCTTGGATCCTGTCCAGCTAAGAGAATTTGTGGAACACCAATCTGCAAGTTACAATGGTGACTCATATAACTTGATTTATAAGAACTGCAACCATTTCTGTGAAGATATATGTTACAAGCTGACAGGGAACCATACACCAAAGTGGGTGAATCGACTTGCAAGAATCGGTACTATAAATTGAGCCTAAAATTCTTTGGGGTCAACAACATATCTTTGCTTGAATGCTTTAGTATATATGTTGGTGTTGATGGAGCCTTAATGAACTATTCTAACCCGAATTTTTAATTCAACACTTTAGGCAACCCTTTCTTTACTTTATGCCATTGAGAGTTGCTTATCACATGTTACTTCCTACTTTTCTAGAGCACGAGGTGTTTAGTAGGCTTATGATATACACCTTATGCTGAAgctatattattattgttgataGAGATGATTTACCGATATAGATTATAACCGAAGCAGAATCAATGGCTACAGTAACCTGTCTTGTTTAGGTCATTAGCAGTCGGTCTTCACCTTGTTATTTTTGGATCCTTCTTGTAGGTTCATTGTGCAACTGCATTCTTCCTGAGGCTCTTAAAGCGTCTGCAGTGCGCCATGACCCCAACTTCCGACCTGACAGTGAAAAGAAGAGGCTAAGAAGTGCCTTCAGTTGCTTATCCTCAATCTCAATGCCTCAAAAGGAAGTGTCAATGTCTTCCCTCTTTTTGCACTCTCATTATAAAGGCTGTCTACCGCCATGGGAGTTAAAGAGATCAAAAAGCAGCTCATTGAAACAACAGTGAGTAAGGCTATTATTGAAGCACTGGTGTCACTTGAAGGGGCAAAATCTGTacaagttttttctttttgaaagtcAGCAATGgagtttttcttattatttctttaatgaCTCTGTTTTACTAACCGCAGCTTGGGAAGTTGATTGGTTGTTGATGTTGATTGATTCCGTTGTTCCGTATTTTCCCTTGCTTTTAGGTGTTTTTACAGTTTCATCATTCATTGTGTTTTACAAAacctgaaattaaaaaatatatatattcttataattagatttaaataagatattagttttattattaatatggGCTGTACCAGCTTTGTCCTAGCTCCAGCCCTATCATGCTTATAAGACTGGACATGTAACCTGATGCAAAGAGTGGTCTATTAAATATCCAGCTAGATTGTGTAGGTAGCTCGGGTCTTGAACAAATCTATGTCTCATGCGTCTTAAGTGTAGGTCCTTGTGACGATGGGAAGaaagtttcttttcttttcttttttttttatcatcatcatttttataGATTGATCTGCAAAGCTGTTTATTTGCTAGTTACCGACTATGAGATTGTAACGTAGAACTGGGAAACAGAGAAACGCAGGAGACGAGCATCTTCCACTTTGTTATTCGCACGAAAGGATCATGTTTTGGGGGATAAAACGGTAGTATAAAAGAACAGAAACATAATATAAGGCTTTAAACACGATTATGACAAAAAATACTATCACACTTACGCGTTATCAAATTTACTAGAGGCTAAATCAAACATGCATTATTTGTTACCTCTTAAAAATGTCAGATTATAGACTAATCTAAGGTTGCTTCATATTAACACAGATAAagttctttaaaagaaaaaaaaaacccccaaCTTCTTTAGTATTCAAATCAAACAGGACGGCTGATTTAACTAAGACGTTGAACTAAAGGCAATGTCTTTAAAACACATGAAAGCTAATCCGGTTCACTACTCTTCACCCTGGTCTAGATCTGTGTACTGTGAAATGGGTACTCAAAGTTTacatatatcataaataaataagaatatataCAGTAACATACAGCATTAGAGTTCAAGGGTACATGCTATTTCGctgttttaattatattgacAAGATTGTGCATACCAAACAAGCATCAAAGGCTGATGCACCTCTGTAAACCTATATTTATACTACCCGCAACAATTCTTCGCGTTTTATATCAAACACCTTGATGAGGGCCTCCTCGACAACCTGGTTAATACAATTAAGCAGAAAAGGGTTTGTTATATAATGTACGAACCAGATTGTGTTATAAAAGAGAATCATGATATCAGCTCATACAACATGTACGGTATGATCATTGCCTGCATTAGCTACAATCCAATAAAGTTGCAAGCTGTGAAGTTCATACTATAAACAAGTGATCTCGAGTCTTTACAAGAATAAAACATTTAGGCTTTATTGGTAGTCATTAGAGTGAATAGATGTTTTTTCTTCCCATCCATATACTAGGTAGGTAATATAtcttatttattcaaaatgttGTTGTCGTTGTTTTTTCCTGATaaggataaaaaataatcatatttcctATTTTCTTCCTCACTTTCTCTCCTACAGAAcacttttgaaaatgttttctctCACTCTTAAACACAACCCCTTCCAACCTCACTTTTCTACCCTACAAAGCAAGGAGTACAAAAAGGACATACAATTCATGCAAATTATAAGTAAACCAAACTGTACAGTTACCTTATCTGGTGTGGAGGCACCAGATGTAACACCAATTGTGATGGGACCCTCTGGTAGCCAGTTTTCTGTCTCAACCAGCTCCCCATGCTGCCACAACACAGCAGATGCATAGTCAGAATAAAAATTGCAATTTTTTGACTGGCATAATTAGAAGTTGATTAAGAATTGGATTAGTTTGGATTCAGACTTACTTTCAATTTGTGAGCTATTCTGTTTCCTGGACCTATTCTCTGCTCACTGTCAATCCAATATGAGGGGATCCCATGGTCCTCTGAAATTTCTTGAAGATGTGAGGTGTTGCTTGAGTTCCACCCACCGACTACTAACATAAGATCCAGGTTTTCCTCCACCAACTTATACATTGCATCTTGTCTTTCCtgtgaaaaagatgataaatcaAGTTTAATTCAATGACTAACAGAAAAATTGGTATATAATCAGTTGAGAGGCAAGAATACGTGAAGAAACAGTATATGCTGTAAAGTCCTCCATAAGAAAATagattcaaaaatttataaaggaAACCAAACTATCACAAATGCTTGACTTACTTGTGTTGCATCACAAATTGTGTTAAAGCTTATAAAGTGATCATTGACATTTTCCACTCCATATTTTTGCATCATTGTCCTCTCTACTAATTTTCCTGTTAAACCAAAAATGTAACATGTGGCTCAACTCTCAAATAGCAATTCCTTGCAAACAAAAGGTGTTTTGTGATAGGTGCATGAGTGCCACTAACCAATTTCCTCTGTCTCTCCCTTCAGCATTGTTGTTTGATT harbors:
- the LOC105762756 gene encoding deSI-like protein At4g17486 isoform X2 yields the protein MKLQPKHGWHSIMPLRRRGNSGTQFCLGIFHTGVEVQGVEYAFGAHDYPTSGVFEVEPRQCPGFKFRKSIFMGTTCLDPVQLREFVEHQSASYNGDSYNLIYKNCNHFCEDICYKLTGNHTPKWVNRLARIGSLCNCILPEALKASAVRHDPNFRPDSEKKRLRSAFSCLSSISMPQKEVSMSSLFLHSHYKGCLPPWELKRSKSSSLKQQ
- the LOC105762756 gene encoding deSI-like protein At4g17486 isoform X3, translated to MKLQPKHGWHSIMPLRRRGNSGLGIFHTGVEVQGVEYAFGAHDYPTSGVFEVEPRQCPGFKFRKSIFMGTTCLDPVQLREFVEHQSASYNGDSYNLIYKNCNHFCEDICYKLTGNHTPKWVNRLARIGSLCNCILPEALKASAVRHDPNFRPDSEKKRLRSAFSCLSSISMPQKEVSMSSLFLHSHYKGCLPPWELKRSKSSSLKQQ
- the LOC105762756 gene encoding deSI-like protein At4g17486 isoform X1, producing MKLQPKHGWHSIMPLRRRGNSGTQFCMFPKAKSAGCSPGNAPVYLNVYDLTNVNGYVYWAGLGIFHTGVEVQGVEYAFGAHDYPTSGVFEVEPRQCPGFKFRKSIFMGTTCLDPVQLREFVEHQSASYNGDSYNLIYKNCNHFCEDICYKLTGNHTPKWVNRLARIGSLCNCILPEALKASAVRHDPNFRPDSEKKRLRSAFSCLSSISMPQKEVSMSSLFLHSHYKGCLPPWELKRSKSSSLKQQ